DNA from Pseudobdellovibrionaceae bacterium:
AGGGCGTAGGCCTGCGAGGTCAGAAAAAGCGAGAACAAAACTTTGTGCATGTGGCGGGCAGGCTTAAGCCAGGAAATCCGCGGGCGCCACGAGTGATCGGGATCTTGAAATGTTTGGATGTCGTGAGCGTTGGAAGCCGGCTTGTCGGTTCCGAATCGGCACTATCAACAGAGTTGTGTCGGCTGGGCGTTTACTTCACGAGATATTCGCGCCAGCGGTTGATCAAAGAGGGCGTCATCTGTGCGTAGCAGATGGTGCCCTCCGAGGCGGGCTCTTGGCGCACGATTTTGGTTTCGCGGCCGAGGTCGAAGATCTTGTGCTCTTGGGTCTTCGGGAAGAAAAGCTCCACGTCCTCTTGCATCGAGGAGATGCAGTCGGCCATCAGCTTCTTGAGCTGCTCGATTCCCTGCCCGGTCAAAGCCGAGACGAAGACGCGGGGGAAGGCGCGGACCTGGAACTGACGCTCCATGGGGGCCGTGTCCACTTTGTTAAAGATGTGGATGATCTTTTTCTCCTGCCAGCCGAACTCTTCGATGAGCTTTTCGACCACTTCCACCTGGCGGACCATATTGGGCGAACTCAGGTCCACGACGTGCAAAAGCACGTCGGCTTCGGCGGACTCTTCAAGTGTCGCTTTAAAAGCTTCGATCAGCTGCGTGGGAAGTTTACGGATGAAACCCACCGTATCGGTCACGACCGCGGGCGGACCGTCGGGCAGAAAGATCTTGCGCGTGGTCGGATCCAGTGTCGCGAAGACTTGGTTCTTCGTCATGATCTGCGCGCCGGTCAGGCGGTTCAGCAGCGAGCTTTTTCCCGAGTTCGTGTAGCCGATCAAAGCGAAGGACGGGATCTCGTGACGGCGGCGCGACTGTCGGTGCTGCGCGCGGTTTTTACGGACGGTTTCGAGCTTTTTCTTGATGATGGCGACGCGCTCGCGGATGCGGCGACGGTCGCTTTCAAGCGCGGTCTCGCCCGGTCCGCGGGTCCCGATTCCGCCGCCCAGGCGTGACAGCGAGCCCATCCAGGCGTC
Protein-coding regions in this window:
- the hflX gene encoding GTPase HflX, giving the protein MNKASIKSTDRAIVIGVGLKTESTLEVKENLLELEELVSAASGEVVGSIIQILPQWNPATLIGTGKVDEVREMVQETQANLVVVDHQLSGVQARNLETAIGCKVLDRNQLILDIFAMRAQTFEGKLQVELAQMLDQLPRMVDAWMGSLSRLGGGIGTRGPGETALESDRRRIRERVAIIKKKLETVRKNRAQHRQSRRRHEIPSFALIGYTNSGKSSLLNRLTGAQIMTKNQVFATLDPTTRKIFLPDGPPAVVTDTVGFIRKLPTQLIEAFKATLEESAEADVLLHVVDLSSPNMVRQVEVVEKLIEEFGWQEKKIIHIFNKVDTAPMERQFQVRAFPRVFVSALTGQGIEQLKKLMADCISSMQEDVELFFPKTQEHKIFDLGRETKIVRQEPASEGTICYAQMTPSLINRWREYLVK